The Mesorhizobium sp. B1-1-8 genome contains a region encoding:
- a CDS encoding uracil-DNA glycosylase, which yields MTAASPNTSADIAELLAFYASAGVDEALEEAPVNRFAEAAPKPAARPPAPASAPRQSSPQDRLASEQRLTPERPAAGFDASRVPDAPARLMPATAAVPDEAQAALARQLASSAATLDELRQHMAAFDGCNLKFTAKNLVFADGNPEADLMLVGEAPGRDEDLEGLPFVGRSGRLLDRMLAAIGLDRNSAYIANVIPWRPPGNRTPTPHETEICRPFIERQIELVNPKVLVNLGGPSAKTLLNTSEGILRLRGNWRVHTTASGIAIPAMPTLHPAYLLRTPAHKKLAWRDFLEVKAKLGSLATS from the coding sequence TCGCTTTTTATGCCAGCGCCGGTGTCGACGAGGCGCTGGAAGAGGCGCCGGTGAACCGCTTCGCCGAGGCAGCGCCCAAGCCGGCCGCGCGCCCGCCGGCACCGGCCTCAGCGCCGCGCCAAAGCAGTCCTCAGGACCGATTGGCATCCGAGCAACGTCTGACGCCGGAGCGGCCGGCGGCTGGATTCGACGCGAGCCGAGTTCCGGATGCGCCGGCTCGCCTGATGCCGGCCACCGCCGCGGTGCCCGATGAGGCGCAGGCGGCCCTGGCGCGGCAATTGGCGTCGAGCGCGGCGACGCTGGACGAGCTTCGCCAGCACATGGCGGCCTTCGACGGATGCAACCTCAAATTCACCGCCAAGAACCTGGTTTTTGCCGACGGCAACCCGGAAGCCGACCTGATGCTGGTCGGTGAAGCCCCGGGCCGCGACGAGGACCTCGAAGGCCTGCCCTTCGTCGGCCGCTCCGGCCGGCTGCTCGACCGCATGCTGGCGGCGATCGGGCTCGACCGCAATTCGGCTTATATCGCCAACGTCATCCCGTGGCGGCCGCCGGGCAACCGCACGCCGACGCCGCACGAGACCGAGATCTGCCGCCCGTTCATCGAAAGGCAGATCGAACTGGTCAATCCGAAGGTGCTGGTCAATCTCGGCGGCCCGTCGGCAAAAACCTTGCTCAACACCAGCGAGGGCATCCTCAGGCTGCGCGGCAACTGGCGCGTCCACACGACGGCGTCGGGCATCGCCATTCCAGCGATGCCGACGCTGCACCCGGCCTATCTCCTGCGCACACCGGCGCACAAGAAGCTCGCCTGGCGGGACTTTCTCGAGGTGAAGGCGAAGCTGGGGAGTTTGGCGACTAGCTGA